The Cygnus atratus isolate AKBS03 ecotype Queensland, Australia chromosome 7, CAtr_DNAZoo_HiC_assembly, whole genome shotgun sequence genome includes a window with the following:
- the ZNF503 gene encoding zinc finger protein 503: MITSPSLSAPRSSSKRSSSLSEPGGSPRRSRSAADLAGPPGHAGNSGSSSSAAAKPGFHAVPPSDPLRQANRLPIKVLKMLTARTGHILHPEYLQPLPSTPVSPIELDAKKSPLALLAQTCSQIGKPDPSPSSKLSSVTSNGSGGDKDSKSGPLKLSDIGVEDKSSFKPYSKPGAEKKEPGATGCAGVPATGVAAGEKSGFRVPSATCQPFTPRTGSPNSSASACSPGLLPAEGKGGEDKKDSEGCGKSGSSGSEGGPGTTSISHSRISVSCAGINVEVNQHQESAPGSKPIASDSASSCSSTTATSSTSVLGSGLVAPVSPYKPGQTVFPLPPAGMSYPGTLAGAYAGYPPQFLPHGVALDPTKSSSLVGAQLAAASSLGCSKPAGSSPLAGASPPSVMTASLCRDPYCLSYHCASHLAGAAGASCAHDQALKSGYPLVYPTHPLHSVHSSLTGATPPSLAGHPLYPYGFMLPNDPQPHICNWVSANGPCDKRFATSEELLSHLRTHTAFPGTDKLLSSYPSSSSLASAAAAAMACHMHIPTTGAPGSPGTLALRSPHHALGLGSRYHPYSKSPLPTPGAPVPVPAATGPYYSPYALYGQRLTTASALGYQ, translated from the exons ATGATCACATCGCCCTCGCTTTCTGCTCCGAGAAGTAGTAGTAagcgcagcagcagcctcagcgAGCCCGGAGGCAGCCCCCGCCGCAGCCGCAGCGCCGCCGACCTCGCCGGGCCGCCCGGGCACGCTGGGAAtagcggcagcagcagcagcgccgccGCCAAGCCCGGCTTCCACGCCGTGCCCCCCTCGGACCCGCTACGCCAAGCCAACCGCCTTCCCATCAAAGTCCTGAAAATGCTCACGGCGCGGACTGGACACATTTTACACCCCGAGTACCTGCAGCCTTTACCCTCCACGCCCGTCAGCCCCATCGAG CTGGATGCGAAGAAGAGTCCCCTGGCCCTCTTGGCACAAACTTGCTCGCAGATAGGGAAGCCAGACCCGTCCCCTTCCTCCAAACTCTCGTCGGTCACCTCTAATGGCTCCGGAGGCGACAAGGACTCCAAGTCGGGCCCCCTGAAGCTCAGCGACATCGGCGTGGAGGACAAGTCGAGCTTCAAGCCCTACTCCAAGCCGGGCGCCGAGAAGAAGGAGCCAGGGGCGACGGGCTGCGCGGGCGTCCCCGCCACGGGGGTCGCGGCCGGGGAGAAGTCAGGATTCCGGGTGCCGAGCGCCACCTGCCAGCCGTTCACCCCAAGGACAGGCAGCCCCAACTCCAGCGCCTCCGCCTGCTCgccggggctgctgccggcCGAGGGCAAAGGCGGGGAGGACAAGAAGGACTCGGAGGGCTGCGGAAAGAGCGGCAGCTCCGGCTCGGAGGGAGGCCCGGGCACCACCAGCATCAGCCACAGCCGGATTAGCGTGAGCTGTGCCGGGATTAACGTGGAGGTCAACCAGCACCAGGAGAGCGCGCCGGGCTCCAAGCCCATCGCCTCGGACTccgcctcctcctgcagcagcaccaccgccacctcctccacctccgTCCTGGGCTCCGGACTCGTAGCTCCCGTCTCCCCCTACAAGCCGGGCCAGACCGtcttccccctgcccccggcGGGCATGAGCTACCCGGGTACGCTGGCTGGAGCCTACGCCGGCTACCCGCCGCAGTTCCTGCCGCACGGAGTGGCGCTGGACCCCACCAAATCCTCCAGCCTGGTGGGAGCCCAACTGGCCGCCgccagcagcctgggctgcagcaagccGGCGGGGTCGAGCCCTCTGGCGGGCGCGTCGCCGCCGTCGGTGATGACGGCCAGCCTGTGCCGAGACCCCTACTGCCTGAGCTACCACTGCGCCAGCCACCTGGCCGGCGCCGCCGGCGCCTCCTGCGCCCACGACCAGGCCCTGAAGTCCGGATACCCCCTCGTGTACCCCACGCACCCCTTGCACAGCGTCCACTCCTCGCTGACCGGCGCCACGCCGCCCTCGCTGGCCGGCCACCCTTTGTACCCCTACGGCTTCATGCTCCCCAACGACCCCCAGCCGCACATCTGCAACTGGGTGTCGGCCAACGGACCCTGCGACAAGCGCTTCGCCACCTCGGAGGAGCTGCTTAGCCACTTGCGGACCCATACTGCCTTCCCGGGCACCGATAAACTCCTCTCCAGCTACCCCAGCTCCTCGTCGCTGGCCAGCGCGGCGGCCGCGGCCATGGCGTGCCACATGCACATCCCCACGACGGGCGCCCCGGGCAGCCCGGGCACGCTGGCGCTGCGCAGCCCGCACCACGCGCTGGGACTAGGCAGCCGCTACCACCCCTACTCCAAGAGCCCGCTGCCCACCCCC